The nucleotide sequence AGGCTTACCCCCCTGCAGTTACTTGCAGCTCTCCACTCGCTTCCCTGGCTTCGCCTGTATGGCCTGGCAATACTGGGCTGTCAAATAATTTCAATTGCTCGCTCGCTATCCTTTCCCACCGCTAAACAAATCCCTACGGCGCCATGAATACATATCAAAAAAGGTTTCAAGGGCTGGAACATTCAGAGTCAGCCCTCTCATCAACCTGCTCAATACGACCAGTCTTGACATCATAAACATATCCGGTAATAGGCACATCCAAAATCAACGGACTCTTGCGCAAGAAGGCAACGTCATCAATGACGCTCTGCCGCAAATCAGAGAAGGGAAGAAACGCCATGTGGTCCACGTCTTCCTTTAGCTCTCGTCTGATCTTGGACCGGAAATCTGTGTCGGAGAAGCTCTGCATGCCGCAGCCGGTCTAGAAGCGTGGGGTGTCAGCCGGGCCGGTCATTATCTCCATGGGGGGTAGCTGAAATTATGGCCTTATGATAGTGCCGTGGGAATGGAAAATATCGAACAAAATGAGATGAGGCGGTCTTACATGGTGCATGACAATAATCTCACGCGTGCCCAGCATCTGCTGAGAAATCAAGATTGATCGAAGTGCTTCTACAGCACGACCACCAGCTGTAACTGTCAGCTTTGCAGGCGACACAAGAAAATTAGGTACGTACCATTTCGGATGACATGGGCATCGCCAAGGTCTAGACCCAGGACTTTCTCAACGTCCAATCTGCTGTCCATGCACGCTACCACCGCTACCTTTCTGGGTAAATGTTAGGCCCTCGATCCTAGGGCGCGGGTATGAGATCACCTACCGACGGGGCGGAGATGGTAAGTGGGACTGGGTAAACTTTGCTGCATATCGGCGATTCGCAGCTTCAAAGTCAGAAGTGACTGAGGGATAGAGGACGGGTGAGGACACGGGTGAAGTGTCAAGAGCAGgcatcttggtcttgaaaaAGGCCATTGAGAAAAGCTGTGCAAATGGAGATGTAAAAGCTTGTTTTTCAAAGAGGgtcttgtctgtctgttAAGTAAAGAATAAAGCCAAGAGCCAAGATAATGCCAATTCTTGCGTTCCATGCACGACTTCTTATCCTCGAGCCCGCACCAATATAAAAAAACCCTCCGTTTCACAAGACCAACCCAGCTGGCCCGTCCGGACCGTCATCCCTAAACAGCGGCGCCCTCCGACCCCGAGATAAATCCCCGCACACACACTTTTTCTGCAGTAATATTGTCTGAGATTCTGCACATGGTGTTGACAGATCATGCCATAAAAAGAAATGTTACCTGTGCTGTCAGGTACACCCACGGACCGGATGTGGCAGCCATTAAGAAGCAGGCTATTACATGCCATGGCACCATAATGGCTCGGCGATAGCTCACTTGACCTCGATCTACGACtgaaaaaagaaagtctttCGGAGTTCCAAGGAAAGGGCCACGACTAGTGAATCTGCCAAGGGTGTGTGTTTGCTGGCTGTGATGCTTGGCTTTACTAGGCGGATTGTTAGTGGTTGGGAGAATCTGGGGTAAAATGACTATGTCACCGCGTAGATCCCGGCATAACACCGTATCACTATATCTGTGATAGCCAAGACGCGTTTTTTCTATAGTGGTGTCTCGATGGTACTCTATGCCCTCTAGCTCTGTATATCCCCTCTTTCAATTTTGCTAAATAAAGCCGAAGATGATGCTCTTTTCAAAAATGACGAGCTTGTTTGAGGTTCGTTGTCGATTAGCAGACTATCACCGCGGGACTGAAAGGCTATCATCGGCCCGGCTGAAGTCCTTTACAGAATCCCTGCGGTCTAGATGCGCATGCTGTACATGACTGTCACAAAGTCTCGCAGCTGGATGCTGAAGATTCGAGAAACACCGCAGCGAGGGACAAGAGCTGCACCCCGCGTATTAGCGTCACCTTTGTGAGCTAATATAGCCAAGGAATCTTACGGGATGATTATGCAAGCCATAGCCAAGTGTAGACTGCTCCATCTCACCACCCTCCCTCGAGATCCATGCCGTAAAATCCATCTGGACGTAAGGAGGCTTGGAAGTGTCTACACTATTGGCTTAACTGATAGCACAACGTATATCTCACCCCGAAAAGGCATGTCGATAACAAATACCGCTGTTAGATGACAGCTCACTCGCGGAGCGTAACTTTATGTACCACCAAAAGGGCGTAGCAAGCTGAGTCCGACGGGTTCCGAGCCTGTGCAGTGGTCAGATATCAAATCTAAGCCGCTCGGACCAAGATACTCGACGTGTCGGACTGTCGATTAAGCATCCGGCTTTTACCAGGGTCGCCTCAGATCACCCGATCGACCATCTTATTCCCCTCTATTTAGGCAGCTCATCAAAGATTCGAGAATGACAGCTCTATAATGTGGGTTGTTAAATACCGCTTATCGAACCACCCCTGCTTTCCACGAAACAAGCTTTCGATGTTGGGGTAGACTCGAGTCATTCTATAGAGCGGCAAAGGTGATATCTCACTTAGTCTAGATATTTCAATGTACAGAACATGAAACTCAAGTCTAGCTGCTGTCTAGATACCATAGTGAATGAATGGAACCCATGCTGGTGATGGCTCGATCTTGTGCCGCAGGAGGATAGCTAAGGAAGCCTCTCTAGAACATCTCTGACCCCTGGTCTCGACCCCGGACATGGTCTTCTTGCTTACCCGCACGCTTCTGGATGCTTTGGTGGTGACTCTCCTCCACCTTGTCCCCAAGGATCTCGACATGTCTTTCGTCTTTGCTCTACTCCGAACTCGTCTTCTTTCCCACCTAACTCCGTGGACCACAGGTTCTCTGATAACTAAATTACTGAGCAGATCATCATCCGCACCTCTGCTAGACCCTTCTTGCTCCCTCTTCTCCAGCCACTGATCCCTCAGCCGACGGCTAGCCTCATGAAGCCCCCAAGCCACAGATTGATCTGACATCCGACCATCCTTGATACCTTCATACACTACCTTGGCTATATCAACGCAAACTCTATCATTGACCTCCCATAGAGTACCTATAACATGTTGGAAGCCGGCGAGTTGGAAAGCACTGATAAGATGGACGGCTTCATCCATGAATTGCTCCTGTTGAATACGGCCTGTTCCACAAGCTGACAAATATGCTAGAAACGGTGGCTGATCCTTTAGATTCAAGTCCAGTAGCCCGCCGACCCGCAATGGATTCGTCACGACATCCTCGAGACATAAATAACTCCTCAGGGGATCTTGGGGGTCGGTACATCCATGGCCTGCAAAATGGAAGAACTTGGACTGGCGAAGTTGTTCAACAAGTGCTGCCTTTCGTCGTTCAGGTTCAACAACATCTAGTCCAATCGACGAACAAACATCTTTGACCACTTCCAATTCCTGGTTAGCAAATGCCAAACGTGATAGCGTTGGTGTAGTCTCCATAGCCACAAGCACTACCTTGCTTGTTTCTCGGGTTGCTGTCCGTCGCTTTCGAGCTTGTATCATAGCCTTGACTGACGATGCATAGGACGAAACAACCCTGTCAAGTGTCGTCTCCTTTGTTCTCTTCCTATGATATCCAGCTGCATGTAATGGGAATTGTTTCAGAAGGCCAGTAGGGATCCACCAAACATGCGGCCAGTTGTCACCTGTCGGAGTCTCTGAAAAGCCAATTCTGTCTAATACAGGACAGACAATAGTGTCCCACAGCCATTCGAGGACATCCGGACTACCCCTTTCTCCGCCCAAGACTTTCTCTTCGATGTCGGCTCTACTCAAATCAAGTAATGGCACTGTATAAATCCTGtcgatcatgatgatgatagcaTCGCAACATATAATGCcgacgttgatgatgataaccGGCCCCCGATCTGTTATGTCCTGCATTTCATCAAGTCCTGGTGTCTGTAAAAAGGTATTGAAGTTTGGTAATTTGCGAATCTTCTCGACTAGTTCATCAAACTCCTTTCCAGCATCATAGAGTCGTAGCGCCAGTCCTTCTCTCATCCCAGTACTCTGGGTTGCAGAGATGTCGGAGTCAAGTGGGCGATTGATCTCCTTCCGAAGACGGTCGAACTCGGCTGCATATTCTGGATGCACCTTTTCTAGGTCCACGATATCCGTCTGCATTTGCTCTGCGGATGCTCCGAGTAAACCTTGACCCTGTTCAAGGAGCTCCAGGGCATCTACCACTTGTCCAGCCTGTATAGCAACAGCGACCGCGTTCGATGTAAAGCCAGCCAGTTCAGCGAGAGAACTCTGACGATCGGAGTTGTCTTGCTGCCGTGGTATGATACGTGGAATGAGCCCCACCACAAGTTTTGCAGCATCTAGACTTCGCTGTCTGTCGTGGCATATTGGCAGCAGACACATGCAGGCCTGGATACGGCAAAGTGGAGGGGCGTTCGACTGCTTGATAGCTTCTTCGAAACAAGGTATGGCTTCGTCGATGCCAGTTAGAGTCTTGCCCGTTGCGTGAGCTGccagaagaccaagacctAAACCGTAGAGTAACTCTCCTCGATCTGGGTGAGATTCCGGTGTAGCCTCCAATGCTTCCTTCGCAACGGATATCcactcatcaacaccatcaccatcaaatGTTTCAGAGCCTTTTTGTATCAAAGCATTTGCAAGGCTATGCAGAAAAACAGCTCTATAAGGATGCGATTTCGGTGTGCCGTCTACTGCTTCTCTCAGTGACTGGATTCCATCGTCGAGATCTTTCAtaatgttggtgatggtaaATTTGCGAGCAAGCTTAATCCCAATATCGTGTTGGTGTCTTGACCGATCGGGATGATTGTAAGGCATAGTGTTCAAAGCCTGCTGCGATAGCTGAGTCGATTCTTCAAGGTCGGACAGCTCACGGGATCTTTGATATCTCAGCTGCAGAAGAACAGCGAGATTTCCTAAACTCGTAGCTAGCATCGTCGAGTTATAGCTTGGTAACTTTA is from Fusarium musae strain F31 chromosome 4, whole genome shotgun sequence and encodes:
- a CDS encoding hypothetical protein (EggNog:ENOG41) — its product is MDNSFSVLSLGSADPESTLNVDFGRLNPLFTRIKELDQEYHTSGNVESLEAAIEKSWEAVNSAHDDKPGIRTSCLLYLSYLLKDRYTATNNIEDLDKSIDLAGEANGIANALEEVHPQHPLVLKALRARLTDRYALTGSESDLDRAVDTARQSIDITNDGASDVSNQYGDLSALLGRRYLATGTVENVDEAISMGWKAIEGEVTDNKSMRLHLLAHIGSLLGHKSLRTGSLADMDEGVRLARQAVEEASEEEPALADSLNSLATLLGQRYSLTSALIDIDEAIDLARRSLKLPSYNSTMLATSLGNLAVLLQLRYQRSRELSDLEESTQLSQQALNTMPYNHPDRSRHQHDIGIKLARKFTITNIMKDLDDGIQSLREAVDGTPKSHPYRAVFLHSLANALIQKGSETFDGDGVDEWISVAKEALEATPESHPDRGELLYGLGLGLLAAHATGKTLTGIDEAIPCFEEAIKQSNAPPLCRIQACMCLLPICHDRQRSLDAAKLVVGLIPRIIPRQQDNSDRQSSLAELAGFTSNAVAVAIQAGQVVDALELLEQGQGLLGASAEQMQTDIVDLEKVHPEYAAEFDRLRKEINRPLDSDISATQSTGMREGLALRLYDAGKEFDELVEKIRKLPNFNTFLQTPGLDEMQDITDRGPVIIINVGIICCDAIIIMIDRIYTVPLLDLSRADIEEKVLGGERGSPDVLEWLWDTIVCPVLDRIGFSETPTGDNWPHVWWIPTGLLKQFPLHAAGYHRKRTKETTLDRVVSSYASSVKAMIQARKRRTATRETSKVVLVAMETTPTLSRLAFANQELEVVKDVCSSIGLDVVEPERRKAALVEQLRQSKFFHFAGHGCTDPQDPLRSYLCLEDVVTNPLRVGGLLDLNLKDQPPFLAYLSACGTGRIQQEQFMDEAVHLISAFQLAGFQHVIGTLWEVNDRVCVDIAKVVYEGIKDGRMSDQSVAWGLHEASRRLRDQWLEKREQEGSSRGADDDLLSNLVIREPVVHGVRWERRRVRSRAKTKDMSRSLGTRWRRVTTKASRSVRVSKKTMSGVETRGQRCSREASLAILLRHKIEPSPAWVPFIHYGI